The nucleotide sequence TGACTTGATACCGAAGAAACATGAACGCAGTCGCCATCATCTCTATGGATGAGCGCTGAGTTCAACCACATTTTCtcgtggtttcatatgaaaacgtGACGATCAAACAACATATAAATATGCGTATAGCTCAGTGCTCACATAATCCAACCTTGCATGTGGCTCAAATCATTCCACTGAACTGACGTGAAATCTTCAGAGCTAAACGTTCCAAAGAGATTCCTACTCCCACATGTCCtttggatgattgattgaatattTACTTTCGTTTCTGCTTTGTGTTGTGACAAGGAGGCCTCGTGCACTTGTATCTCCTTTGGCATACTAACTGTGATACAAGACCAAGGTGAAAACTCACATCGAAGGATGAAaacgaagaggagagagagagagagagaaagatgtgTTCGGATGCTCAGGTAGCAACCATGGCGAGCTTTGTGAAGCTCAGCAAACACCAAGAACCAGTAATCTTTGTTAGAGGCGACGCCGCCTCTTCGAGGCCCTCGAAGGCCGCGAGAGGTGTCTCGGGTCGTGCTGTAGATGTATCGCATGAAGTCATGTCACAACAAACTGGCATGGCCCGACCCGGTGGACGCGGTGACCCGGGCCGGAAGGAGTTCACTGAGAAGCTGGAGGCACTTGTGCTGAAATCATGGAACGTGATGAAGAAGGACGCCGCCGACGTGGGACTAAAGTTCTTCTTGAGGTACTAAACTAATCCATTCTGGCCAATCCGATCCCTGCTCGAAGTTAGCATACAGTGCCTGCTGCAGATTCACCGTGTCAACGATTGGAGTTGCTGATTACTGATGCACGCATCCGTTGGTCTCAGGATCTTCGAGATCGCACCATCGACAAGTCGTCTCTTCCCCTTCCTCCGCGACACCGACGTGTCGTTGGACAAGAACGCAAAGCTCAAGTCCCACGCCACGTCTGTCTTCGTCATGGAACCTACCAACGCAAAAGTATCCATCTCATAACGTAGCTCAATGGATGTTTTGGGAAATCGATCATAATGGGATGGACATCACCCGTTGTCATCTTTCCTGCAGACCTGTGAATCGGCTGCGCAGCTGCGGAAGGCTGGAAAAGTCACGGTAAGGGAGACGACTCTGAAAAGGCTCGCCGGCGTGCTGAATGAACACTGAGGTAATGGTTCCGCTGAGCTATTTACTTTGGCAGCAATTTACATGTGATATAATTTGATTTAATATACGCTCAACTTTGACTAGATTACTGGGGCATGAATTAAGAGAGCCGAAGATCATGATCAACATCTCTTCTTGTGGTAAGGTCTGCAAGCTGGCATGCACGAAGGTCTCTGACAAAATGACGGGCCTGTGTGTCCATCCTTTCGACGCATGGAACGAGTGACAAAGTTTGCGCTGTTGGACACGATCAAGGAGGCAGTCGCCGATACGTGGTGCCCTGAGATGAAGGCGGCATGGGGATAGAGGCTTACGACCAGCTGGTTGTAGCTATCAAAGAAGAAATGAAGACTGTCCCTTCCGCATACTGTTTTACCCTCGCATTCAATCAATAGACAAGAAAGAAGAGGCGTCATGCATGTGTGCTGTCTCCTGCAGCTTTAACTACACTATGTTATGTGTGCACTTTCCGCTACGTACAGTTCCCAGAGACGTACATGGTTTTTGCGACGACTTACCAGCATACATCGGGTTCTGTCGAAGAGCGTGGAGTCGACCAAGATAAGGAACTGGAACTCCACGTGTAATTGACCTTATCACACTATTATGCAGTCGAGACGATTCCAGTCGTCGTAGAATTTATTACGTGGTCAATGATCCTGGAAACAAAATGAAGTACGCTATGGAAACTGAATCGGAATACAAATGATAGctatttcttcttcatgttcattcCAAGAACATCGAATGCAAAGCCAGCGCCTTTATTTTCTGGTGATCTCTCAAGTACTCTGCTTCTCTCCGACCAAAGATCGAACACAACGTGAAGAGATCCGATCGACCTAGTAAGGCTTCTGCCCCTGTATGTTCCCAGGGGGATTGTAAAGGCAGAGCGTGAGGGTTGCCCCTTGCCCGACGCAGTTGGCCTGCGCGCACCCCACCTCCGCCGTATTCCTCCACACCACCTGCGTGTACGTCCCGCACTCGTGCCCCGCCGCGCACGAGTTGTTGGCGTAGCTGTAGTACTTCCCCTCCTCCACCCATGACCGCACAGCCTCCGCCGGCTTGACCGGGTAGCTCGTCCATAACTGGTTGGCCCCGTAGGGGCTCGACGCCAGGTCCGCGAAGCCGCACCCCTTCTCCTTCTGCTGCGCCACCACCCGGCTGGCTTCCGAGCCCAGCTTCGCGCTCCACCGGAGCTGGCCCACCCCGACCGCAGCGCGGGCCTGGTCGTGGCCAGTCAGGAACTGGTCCTCCGCGCTGGTTTGGGGCTTCCGCTGAGCGGCCGGGGCCGCAGCGGACGCCAGGAGTACGTGCGCCCGTCTGGCTTCCACGGAGCCGGTGCACGTCAACATGGCCACGGCCAAGAGACAAGGAAGGACGAGTCGGTGGAAGCTCGAAGCCATCATCATCACCCTCGCTCAAAAAGTCTCAAACAGACAAGTTCATTTGGTACTTGTGCAATGGGTATATAAAGATGATGATGCATTAATTTTTGTCTTTTGAGGTAGATGGCATGCATTAGTTTGGGTGTCCATGCACTGGCTTCTCGGCAATCGGAAACTTGATCCGGCGCACTCCAAGGTCAACTTCGGGAACCTCCATAAACGCTGCCATTAGTGCAGACCAGGGTGGTCCAAGCTCTAAGATGGTGTCTCTGTCGCCCATTTGGCAGAAGGCATTGATGGCTACTAAACTTGTTGTGCTCGTCTTTTCGTAAAGAGGAGGAGTTTGGGGTGCAGATAAATGTTTTCACGTGTGCACTTGATTCCTCCGCAGTGAGGAAGATGAACCTGTCCACGTGAAATTGATGGAAGACAGAGCCCACGTGAAATTGTATAAATGAAGTGACCATTGCCATCCGTTCAATCCAACTCTGTCTCTCTGTCTCTCATGCTATCAATCGTAGACGGAGAATTATATTTGTCTACAAAGATAGATCAAGTTGTTATCATCAGCTTTAAATATTTGATTATAGATCTTTATATTATTGTAGCAATAAGTAGATCTAACAAACCAAGGTTGAACTGATAGGAGGAGCTGAGAGTTGCTGCtctttcttctccaactcatttgtATGATTTTGTGTTACATTTGAAGGGAAAGTTTCTTAAGTACAAGAAGAAGGAACAGCAGGACAGATCAATGGATCACATTGCCCAACAAGCTGTTTGCGGAAGGAGAGCTCTGCTCACTGAACCATGGGTCCTGCACAGAAACAGGGGACTCCACTTCCGCTTCCTCTCTCATGCTGTTCACCAACACCAACCTCTTGCTCTTCGATGCCGCGCGCGGCTTCTCGTTGCAACTCGAAGGGGACGAGCAGAAGGACGACGTCGTCGACAAGAACATGCCGTCATCCGTCGGCGCCCACCCGCTGAGCTTGATCTGTTCGAGCTCGTCTGCTACCTCTGTCATGGAGGGCCTCATGTCCCTGTGGAAGGCAAGGCATCTGAATGCCAGTTCGGCCACCTTGCGAATGGAAGCCAGCGTCCAAGCATCTCTGTGCGGCTCGAGGTACGGGTCTATGATCTCTTCGACGCGCCCTCCGCCGATCTTATCGATCGCTAGCGCCGCCAAGTTCACCTCGCTCTGCGCCCTGCTGAAGTCCACGGCCTTCAGCGCGGTGATGATCTCCACCAGCACGACGCCGAAGCTGTAGACGTCGCTCTTGTCCGAGAGATGGAAGTTCTGGTGGTACTGGGGATCCACGTAGCCCGGGGTCCCCTGCGGCGCCGTCGAGATGTGCGACGTCTCCGTCATGCCCATCCTCGAGAGGCCAAAGTCTGCAACCTTGGAGTTGTAGTTGAAATCTAGCAGTATGTTGCTGGACTTGATATCTCGGTGGTATATCGGAGGATGAACCGCCGAATGAAGGTACGCGATGGCCTTGGCGGTCTCGGTGGCAATGGCGAGGCGGACGGTCCAAGGCAGCGCAGGCCCTCGCTCCCTCTGCAGGTGCTGAGCCAGCGTGCCATGGGGCATGTACTCGTACACGAGGATCTGCTCTCCTTGCTCTACGCAGCACCCGAGGAGACGGACCAGGTTGGGGTGGCTCACCGAGGAGAGGAGCCTGATCTCGTTGATGACCTGTTCGATGCTGTCGTGGTCGCGGTTCTTGATCTTCTTGACGGCCACCAGCCGGTGGTTGCTGAACTTGCCGGCGTATACTGTTCCGTAAGCGCCGGTGCCCAGTATCTGGTCCTCCGAGAAGCCATTGGTGGCCTTCTCGATGTCTTTGTAGGAATAGAGGGGAACGGTGCACGATGCTTCGCATAGCAGCCGTCTCATGCTCTTCCGCTTTCTCGTCGAAGAAGAGTGGCGTTTGATGAAGCAACAAACGAGAACCAAGGCCGCCATTGCAGAAGCTCCGGCGATGATGCCTGAAACAAGATGTATAGCTCCTTTTTATTGCTGATGCAGTCATGGAACATCAAAGAATTTGGCAAGAGTAATGCAAACGCCTTCACGGCTTCAAAGATCACATCTTTAATTTCAGTCAATGCTAATAATTACAATGAACTCTTTCCCATCTACACATTGTTTGGATGCTAGGATGAACTATCTACCAGTGTTTCTGAAAGATCATGTGAACCTAACCAGCAAATGAAACATCACTTCAATTAACCAAAAATGTACCATCGACAACATACGAAACCATCAAAGTCAGAAGAAACAAATTGACCTGCACATCTAAGCGTTCTTCTTGCCTCCTAAATTAATTATATACAGTGCAGCAGCAACCTTACATCTCTCTGATGCGCACACATTAGACAAAACTTAATGTGACGATGACAACTTAATTATACTCGATGGTCTTATCTACCAAGAATTCGTTTGGTAGTCATATTTTCTAAGGGAAGGTTCCAATGGTTTGCAGTCAAAACAGATGATCTCATTTCTGCAGATTTAATCCTTTGACCAGCATTTGGTTTTCACAATTACAATGCAAGATAGCTACTTGTCGGATGTCTCTAACCTAAAAATTCTGTGTAAGAGATGGAAACACCAAAAGATCGCCTTGCATTCCTCAACTGTTCCAGTAGATTTCTCAGAATAGATTAGTTTCATGGTGTTGTCCTCTCTGTTTCTAAGCGATTTTAATGCTTTCACCAAAccgattgatatatatatatatatggccgaAAATAAATGCTCTAATCAACTACGATAATAGATCTAAAAAATATTGCCTTTTCATAACATTTGACATGTCAATGGGAAATTAGCATaactgaaagaagaaaaaaaatacctCCAACAAGAACACCATATCTGCTGGTAGATCCACCGCAGTCCCCTGTCATGTACCTCGTAGGATTGCATCTTTGATTGAATTTGGACACTGACCAAGATGaacccaaaaaaagaagaaatcaaaatcaaaatccaaatccaaatccaaatccagaAGGTACCAGTTCAaacgaaaaaaaaaggaaagaaaagattcAATCTCGCCAATCTTCGAAGCTGTTTGACGCAGCAGAAACGAGTATTAAATTCACATATTTCTTCTATTAGACCATGGGGATGCAGGAGGAATGGCCACCAAACATCACTGGCGGAGAAAACCAAGGGTGAAACTTAGTAATCGCTGAACCAGTCAGTGAATGCTACTGTCATCCAAAGGCGCCATAGGTGAGTGAGCTTTTTCTTTGAGGGCGTTGACTGCATAATTTCTCGACCAGATAAAGACATGTCCTCCACAGCAGTCTACGGAGGAGCTGCATTTAGTATGCATGAATACAAAGCAGTTGGGCAGGTAGCAGTTGAGCTGAGAGAAGACCGGATGAGTTGTTTACCCAAACCTCAAGGTATCAGGTAATCGCAAGACAGGTCTAGTTAGTAGAATCAGACAAGTGGTGTTCATGGCGTTTTGGTTGGTGTGAAGATTGATGCTTCAGAAATCTACTGTTTGATTTTTTCCTTCTAAAACTGGCGCTAAACAAGGAGAAAATTAGGCAGATCCTGTGAAATATACTATGGGACAGATCAGATGATCATGACTACTCGTTACATTTTCTTCGATGTTTCATGGAGTCATCTTGTTCATCTTGGAAGTCTCTTGTTCAGCCTAGTGTTTGATGTGAGCTTAATTTGAACTTGTACACCATATCTAACTCAGGATTTCCGGAGACGAGCATAGTCATCAAACAGAGTAGGCCTAAACAGAGCATCATTCAATCGAAGAGCAGTAAACAGATCAGCAATCGACAACAAGGACTAACCTTTTCGACAGCCTTGGCCGCCGATGAATCCGTCGCCTTGGAATCCCTCCGAGCAGCGGCACCGGAAGCCCGGCATATGCGTCACCGGAGCCATAACCGCCGTGCAACTCGCGTTGGCGGAGCACCGGCACGTTCCGTTGAGCCACCACGCCAGCTCCGCGGTGCGGAGGTTCAGCGACGGCACCGACGCACCGCCCACGTCGTCGTACCCGATGGACGTgaagaagaagctgcagccaGAGGCAGCGACGCTGTCCTCGTCGAAGAAACCTTCCCTGGTGGCGTTGTAGAAGCAGGTAGCGTTGTCATATCGAGGCCCGCAGCTGCCGTCGAACAGGATGGTGTTGACGGCGCACCTCTCCGACAAGCTCTTGTTAGCCACGGGCGTACAGTTGCTGAGAAACAGGCCGTTCCTCTCGGTCAAGGCGTAGTTGTGGCCGAACAGGCTCTTGACTGCGTCGATGGAGCGGTTGCACGCCGGGGGGACGTCGACCAGGAGGCTGTCGTCCGTGATGTTCCGCACTGTGAATTCTCCGATTCGGACGGAGGATTTCGAGGGGTTGAAACACTCGAGACGGATTGGACATCCGACGGAGAATCCGAAGGGATACGGGGCCGTGTAGGAGCCGCAGGTTCTCTTGCAGTCCTCGGGGGCTCGTGCCGAGACTACCGCGAGGGCAGCGACCACCAAATccgcgaggaagaggaagaagaagagtagaCGATGGCGGCTGTGTCGCAGAAGAAGCATCTCTTTCTCTCCTCCTCGTTTCAGCTACGCTCCACTCCGATCACATACTTGCAGCACTAAGCGCATCCGATCCACCAGACGCTTGCAGTCTTCAGCTCATGCTACTTGCCGCACTAAAACCAATCCACGACCAAACAACTGCGCACGCAGGGGGCAAAGCCAAAGAGCAGAAGGGGAAGCACTGAAAGCTTCGTAGAATTCGTACAAATCGGTTTCCGGTCTTCTCGAGGCCCCTCGGCCGTTAAAGGGACTTGCAGGGTGAGACGAAGTGTGGAATTGGGTTTCTTTGATTCTGTGGAAGCCTCTTCAATCTATTCATTGGCCAGCGAGTGGTCTATCTGCAAGCCACCAAACCAACCTCTGACGCAGTAGAGACGAAGCAGCGAACGGGGAATTGGCTTTCATAGGACAAAGTTATGGAGGTTGAATGAGCACAATTCATCCGAATGTGGATACTGTCCCGGTGGACTTACCGCTGTAGTCCAATCCCGGTGGCTCAAGTGCTTGCACAATTCTTGTGATTTTTCTTTGAATTATCTAATAATCAAAtacaaagaatatatatatatatatataatagaaaaaagaTTTGGTGTATATCACATATCTAACAGAAATTAGAAActaaaaatacattagaaaaatgtaaaaaaataatattatatcgaATTTATTACTTTAGATCCTAAAATCTTGGAAGAAGGTAAGGTTAGCAGATTGGGTGGATGATGCATTGGGTGAATTCAACCCCACCACTAATCAAGGGGAGAGGACAAATAAGAGAAACCATGTTTGACTGTTTTCCTATGGAGAAGCTGCTGCATGTGACACAGGCTGGTGCTTTTGACTTGTAGCTCTCGATCAACAACAAGCTGAATCCAAGCAGGAATGGAGGACCAATTCACTTTGTTCCTTCTCAACCTAATATCGTCTTCCAGGATCTAAACTGTGGCATTTTACAGAAGACACAAACCCGAAATCTCACCACTAGTTTACTTTACGCCAAGTGATTTCCTAAATCATTTCTTTAGTCGATTGATTCCTTTGGTGCTCGAAAGTGCTGCTCCAATCGACAAAGATATCCGAATCCGACCAAAGGAGGAGGTAAAAGGTTAGGTAAAACATCACTACACGAATTCCGCGTGAGCTCAGTCACGGAAGCTCAAATGAATGGAGTGATTCTTCATGGAACATGGTTTATGACTCCTGTGCTCCTCCCTTTCCTGGACTGGAATAATCACCGTGGAACACGAACAACTTGAATGAGCATCTAGttttgatgcatggatttgacatcGTCAGTGGTCTGGGAATCTGCCATTTATGCTTCTTCCATTACGCTACTTTTGCGCTCGATCTAGTCAACTGCCACTCGTAATCTTCCTTTCCTTTGTTTCTGTTCTAAAAATAAAAGAGTAATGAGGAAAGGAAGAGTGTGAATCTTCTTTTGTTTCGGAGAACAGAGAACGGATGGTTCTTCGACTGCAACATGACCAGTTTCCAATGCTGGAGCGCAGCATTAGATCATCTCATTTGGCCGCAGGACTGTTGCAGTTTCACCACAAGAAGACAATCAAAAGCCGAAGTTTAGGTGAAGGCAGACTTCCACGTCAAGATCGGCAAGCGCGAGTCGCGGCCAAACCTGGAATCACGTCATGGAATTGTCTTTCGATGATGACCCCTGTGATGGATGGTAAAGCTCAGTCTGAGATGTCGCGgttaattattaatattaataatattattattttccctCAATAGTAGATTACAATTATTTCTTTTTGTCTCTTTAGAGAAGTGTACATCGGGGGTTGGGCAAGTCCGGTGATCACCTTCTTCTTCCTCGTGCCTATAggtgtgttgtccttgtcttcctcCATCGTTTTTACTTTCGGTGTTTTAGGATCGTATTAGAAGACAAGTCACTTTGGATCCACGACATCAAATCAAACTCCATGGTACAGGCACCCGTTATGagaattaaatttaattaaaaaattaaaatcttttacataattatatcataaaaataattataatatttaaaatttagtaaGAATAAGAGATtatatatcatgataaatattaccatgaaaaaaaaataaattagataaattatatataataaaaatatattaatgtaaCATTAACGATTGAGTTTTGTAACTCTTATCTATCCCGCTATGAGTAGGTGAGCtttgtcattaaaaaaaaatagagacttatatacaagaaataaaaattttagtttctttcttatttcattcttctgaattctttcttctaacTCTCTCTgacttatctttttcttttcccatCCAAGTGATATTAGAGTAAGTCAAAATGACTAATAGCATATAACTTGAACGGCATCACCTTACAAAAGACAACTACAAAAATTAAAACATCTTGATAAAGTTATTGTTTGGATTATGAGACATATGAGAGGTGATAGAGAAAGGCTACGAGGAATTTTAAGATGATATAAAGGAGTCAAAGAGCTTAAAGGATATAGGAGAGAAAGACAAGAAAACACTGTTCCTTATCTATCATAGGatagaaaagataattttaagaaAGTTGCGACAATCAATACCTCCAAATGCTTGAAAGATTCTTCTAAACTCTTTCAAAGGAGTTAAAGATAATAAGAAAATTTGACTTTAATCACTTAGAACTGAATTTAAAACATTACAAATGAATAAGTTTGAGactattttagattattttataagaGTGTTTGCTATTGTCAATCATGAGCATGAGTTTTTTTACAAGCACATGAACATTTCATCGATAAAAAGAAACTAGATGCAGTGTAATATATTCTCCCAACAAAACTTATTTTGAACCAAAGAAATGAAGGCTAAAGTGATCATGGTCATAGTAAAGGACATTGCCAAAGAGGAAAaggtaaaaataataaaaaaaagatcaaaCAAGAAAAGGTGATACAAGAGGCCAAAGATATAATAATAAGTTCAATACTATTATTgcacaaaaaaaatcattatgcTTCCAAATGTTattacaataaaaataataagttgAAAAGATactaaaaagaaggaagaaaattttgaaGATATCATCATTCAAGACAAATGGTACTTGGACAATGGAACTAGCATTCATATGTGTGATTACAAAATCTATTTATAAAGATAGATGAAACAGTAAATGAATAAGTCTACTTTGGAGACTCATCAAAAGTATCGGTAAGAGGCAAAGATAATATCTTGATTCGTATTAAAGATGGAAGCCATCAATTTCTTTCAAATTTTTATTGTGTTAGATatggagaacaatattcttgaacaactattagaaaataattatgacattcatataaaaataaataactctTTATTAGAAACAACATAAATCACTTAATTTCTTGAGTGGAGATGCCAAAGAATGattatttatcttaataattaatcatgatatgatataatatttaaaaccttATGTGAAAGACTCGAGGCACACTTGAACTTATGAGATCTCAACATGCCATCAATAAAGAAGATGACAAATAGTCTTTCCTATACATAATACCTAAATCAAATATGTGAAGGGTGTGTTTTGGCAATAACCAAGAAgaagtttttcatataaaaaaaaatttagggcAAAGAAGCCACTTCAACTTATTCATACCGATTTTTATGGTCTATTGCTTTAACATCTTTTGGAAGTATCACTATATTTTAACTTTTATTGATGATCCAAGAAAAACTTAGGtttatttctttaaaaaaaagggAAGTCTTTAGCTTGTTTAAGAAGCTCAAAACTTTTGTGGAGAATGCAAATAGCTTCTACATCAAAACCATGTGATCCGATTAAGGTGGTAAATTCACCTCCAAAGTATttgaagatttttgtgataaaaatGACATTCGACATTAGTTCACATCATCACATTCTCCAAAACAAAATAGTCTGATAGAGAGAAAGAGCCAAACGATTCTTAACATGATGAGAAGCatgattaagataaaaaaaatatatccaaATAATGTTGGGTAAAACTGGTGATTTGTGTCGTCACAATTCTAAATCAATGTCCAACATTGAGCCTAAAAAATAAGACTCAACAAGAAGCATGAATCGAAAAAAACGAGTGTTTCATATTTCAAGGTATTTGGGTGTATTTGGTTATGAACAAGTAATTGATCAAAGAAGAACCATTCACTACATGCAGAAGCCACTGGAAGCAAACTCAAAACCAAACTGATAAGCATCGCATATTTGTCTGCAGGTGAAACATGGAAAAAGATGGATCCCTGCACACCTGAGCTGGAGGACTTGTTTTCTTGTTCCTAACCACGATCAAAAGAGAGATGCGCATGGTAAACTTTTACGGTCACACGGCTTGAAGATTATTGATCACGATCTCTATTTTCTTGATTCCAGATAGGTAACTATGGGTAGGAAGGAAAGGGGCCTCGATGATGATGATTAGAATACTGAGACGAGGACTTGACGGCTTCTCCCAGCATACAGGACATTGAAGACGGCCCCTCGAAGAAATCTGTAGGACAGGCTGCCTAATATTCCCTTGTCTCGATGCAAAACCAGAGGAATCATGCGGCCACTGCTGCTGCCCTCGGAGATGACATCCACAGCTTGATCCACCATGCTGTCTGTGTTGATTCCATACGACAACAGTAGGAAGTGCTTcagaaataattaattaattatctttaatattttaattattatattttcaaaaattatattcagatttttatatttataaaaaaatatatttaatcttatttttcttcGTATCGTCTATTCTGCTGCTGACGAAAATATTCTACATGCTCAATAATAAACgaaaatatttttatcagtaCAATAGACGATGCgagaaaaaataagattaaatgtttcactgtTGCGTCCAAGacacaagcaagcaagcaagcttcTTCATGGTATCTGAAATACCCTACTACTATCATTGATCCAAAATGCAGGAGCTTAAGTTAGTAACAGTAGCCTTATCTGATCCATATAAATCTATTCAAATCTACTCAAGAAATAAGAGATTTAGAGTCCCGTTGTAAGCCTCTAAGACACATATAATCTAACATTTGGATAAACAAATACAATTTTAAAGAGAAATGACACATCTTTCTGGAGGCAACACaagtcaataaaaaaaaaaaacagagaatgCAGCTGAAGAAGAAAATTCAACACAACTTTTTAATGCTGATGGAATGGAAACCTCTCAAAGGAGAGGTGTCTACAGTGCTTGCTCAATGACATTACCATTTTTCTGTAACCCCTGCCGGGCTTCTTGCAGTAATGCCTTGACAACCGCCTCAAATCGCCGCCTGAAGGTTGGCATCCTCGAAATGGTCAAACTGAAACCCTGCAACCTGTGGACGACAGCTTTTAGAAAAATATAGGGGATGAACACACAATCACCACCATTTACAAACCGAATATGCACATGAACCTACACAAACATTTGCATGGACACCTGCATGCGCGCGCGCACACAATATCCAGAATTAGACCAATCCAGAAAACTGAAAATTACACTTCTCTTGCTAATACATTTATATGCTGATAATTTTCTTCTATGACAGTTTATGTGAGACTTTACGATTTTGTTGTTATTGCACAGCTTGTGCGACCATTATGCGGATTCTTGACCACAGTACTCATAACAGTAAGAAAGATGTGTGAGGAATAActagttatgatttttttttactttaataaattatttttatttgctaAGCTACTAGTTCACCAAATCAAGAACGTGCCAGAATTACTTGGGCCATTAGTTTGGTGGGCTATTCTAACAGCTAGGAAGCAGTTAAGTTATCGATACAGGACAGCTCTTGCCATAAAATGGTACATCCTAAACTGACAGTCAATCATAAAAACCCATTATGCTTGTCCATGAAACCTTATGTTGACTTTGTACTTTCATCTGGAACCCACTTACAATATAAAGTGGCTTACATTATTCACATGAATGAGCTATTTGTCAAAATGAACATATATATCAATTTAACAATCAGTTAAAACCTAGACTTCAAAGTTTTACTACCAATAAAAGATGGTTAAATTAATTGTTTCAATAGCGAAGGTTTTTTTATTGAATAATGAAAAtttcatatctaaaataatagTAAACATGAAATATACAGGTCAATGCCTGTGAATTATACAATGAAAAGCACTTTGAATCTAGACAGGATAATATACAGTTAATATTTAGGAACTGTGACAACCTACAAAGAAAATACATCAGAAGAGTCTGATGATGCTGATTAAAGTGTTCCATATCGAGAGACCACCCATTTAAAACTTGATATAGAAGAACTCTATTTAAGGAATGTGACCTTCACAAAAAGTCTCATGCTGCATGGAATTCTTAATTATACTCCTCCATTTTGCTCTACAAATAAATAAACCATATTAAACATCCTTGTTCTGGAACTTGGAGATTTCTTGTTTTCAAGATTAGTCAGAAAAATGATTAGAAGTCCAATTTTTACAGGAACAACTCGGTCTATCTAAAATGGAGCAGAAAAAACCATTTAATCGTCAGCATTATGTCATCATAGTCTAGTGTAACTTAATACAAGATATGTTTAAGTATTCATCAACTATTGGATTTT is from Musa acuminata AAA Group cultivar baxijiao chromosome BXJ3-8, Cavendish_Baxijiao_AAA, whole genome shotgun sequence and encodes:
- the LOC103996179 gene encoding STS14 protein-like, whose translation is MMMASSFHRLVLPCLLAVAMLTCTGSVEARRAHVLLASAAAPAAQRKPQTSAEDQFLTGHDQARAAVGVGQLRWSAKLGSEASRVVAQQKEKGCGFADLASSPYGANQLWTSYPVKPAEAVRSWVEEGKYYSYANNSCAAGHECGTYTQVVWRNTAEVGCAQANCVGQGATLTLCLYNPPGNIQGQKPY
- the LOC103996178 gene encoding wall-associated receptor kinase-like 14; amino-acid sequence: MLLLRHSRHRLLFFFLFLADLVVAALAVVSARAPEDCKRTCGSYTAPYPFGFSVGCPIRLECFNPSKSSVRIGEFTVRNITDDSLLVDVPPACNRSIDAVKSLFGHNYALTERNGLFLSNCTPVANKSLSERCAVNTILFDGSCGPRYDNATCFYNATREGFFDEDSVAASGCSFFFTSIGYDDVGGASVPSLNLRTAELAWWLNGTCRCSANASCTAVMAPVTHMPGFRCRCSEGFQGDGFIGGQGCRKVSKFNQRCNPTRYMTGDCGGSTSRYGVLVGGIIAGASAMAALVLVCCFIKRHSSSTRKRKSMRRLLCEASCTVPLYSYKDIEKATNGFSEDQILGTGAYGTVYAGKFSNHRLVAVKKIKNRDHDSIEQVINEIRLLSSVSHPNLVRLLGCCVEQGEQILVYEYMPHGTLAQHLQRERGPALPWTVRLAIATETAKAIAYLHSAVHPPIYHRDIKSSNILLDFNYNSKVADFGLSRMGMTETSHISTAPQGTPGYVDPQYHQNFHLSDKSDVYSFGVVLVEIITALKAVDFSRAQSEVNLAALAIDKIGGGRVEEIIDPYLEPHRDAWTLASIRKVAELAFRCLAFHRDMRPSMTEVADELEQIKLSGWAPTDDGMFLSTTSSFCSSPSSCNEKPRAASKSKRLVLVNSMREEAEVESPVSVQDPWFSEQSSPSANSLLGNVIH